The following coding sequences lie in one Pseudalkalibacillus hwajinpoensis genomic window:
- a CDS encoding YihY/virulence factor BrkB family protein: protein MDASLGQFSKQLFSRIKEHQVTDLSAQLAYYFLLSLFPFLIFAITLLTHFDFSQDQILDLIAQYAPSESFVTIQENLILEDGARKGLLSFGIIATIWSASNAINAIIKSLNRAYNVQESRHFLLARGLSILLSLAMIFVIVVALVLPVFGETLWRFFVSFFELPESLSFMFAIIRWTLSLSIMIVVFMFIYYYAPNKRLNYKDVLLGSVFASVFWQLVSLAFSYYINNFSNYSATYGSLGGVIALMLWFYLTGLVIIIGGEVNATSNYFRKKAQ from the coding sequence GTGGATGCATCATTAGGGCAATTTTCGAAACAGCTATTTTCAAGAATAAAAGAACACCAAGTAACCGACTTATCGGCACAGCTTGCTTACTATTTTTTATTATCGCTGTTTCCGTTTCTGATCTTTGCGATTACCCTCCTCACTCATTTTGATTTCTCTCAGGATCAAATTCTTGATTTAATTGCGCAATACGCACCTTCGGAATCATTTGTGACCATTCAAGAAAATCTTATTCTCGAAGATGGAGCACGCAAAGGTCTTTTATCATTTGGGATTATCGCAACAATTTGGTCAGCATCTAATGCAATCAATGCGATCATTAAGTCACTTAACCGAGCATATAACGTTCAGGAAAGTCGACATTTTTTACTAGCGAGAGGATTATCGATTCTATTGTCGTTAGCGATGATCTTTGTAATCGTTGTGGCACTCGTTTTACCTGTATTTGGGGAAACGCTATGGCGGTTTTTTGTATCGTTCTTTGAATTACCTGAATCATTAAGTTTTATGTTTGCGATCATCCGGTGGACTTTAAGCCTATCCATTATGATTGTGGTTTTTATGTTTATCTACTACTATGCTCCAAATAAACGGCTGAATTATAAAGATGTGTTGCTAGGGTCTGTATTTGCTTCGGTATTTTGGCAGCTCGTATCATTAGCCTTTTCCTACTACATCAACAACTTTAGCAACTATTCTGCTACATACGGCAGTCTTGGAGGGGTTATTGCCCTTATGCTTTGGTTCTATCTCACTGGCCTTGTGATTATCATAGGAGGCGAAGTGAACGCGACCTCAAATTATTTCAGGAAAAAAGCCCAATAG
- a CDS encoding TIGR02206 family membrane protein — METFFSWSTDNRFALFSFPHLSALFTLGILMLLIFCFRSDFKEKRANLAMRIMIATALLLSEGSFHLWFIYYSEWSITTTLPLQLSSISLLLSVALLITKQRRLFEITYFVGTSSALLAMITPDLGFYSYPHFRFFHFFVAHGGIVLTSWLFIAVDKYIPSYRSIWTAFTTLNLYVAVLFAINLSIGSNYMFLMNKPHSHTILDYLGPWPFYLLSLEGITIIAFHLLYLPFYILKSNSFNRTTNRKSTI; from the coding sequence ATGGAAACTTTTTTCTCCTGGTCGACAGACAACCGCTTTGCTCTTTTTTCGTTTCCTCATCTATCAGCGTTGTTTACTTTAGGGATATTGATGTTGCTTATCTTTTGCTTCAGATCAGACTTTAAAGAAAAGCGTGCAAATCTTGCGATGCGAATAATGATTGCCACTGCTTTATTACTGTCAGAGGGGAGCTTTCATCTCTGGTTTATTTACTATAGCGAATGGAGCATTACTACGACCTTACCTCTTCAATTAAGTAGCATTTCACTTCTTTTATCTGTTGCTCTTCTAATAACAAAACAGAGGCGATTGTTTGAAATTACTTATTTCGTAGGTACGTCTAGCGCTCTACTCGCAATGATCACCCCTGATCTTGGCTTCTATTCTTATCCACACTTTCGATTTTTTCATTTTTTTGTAGCTCACGGCGGGATCGTTCTAACATCATGGTTATTTATTGCCGTTGATAAATATATCCCCTCCTATCGCTCAATATGGACGGCCTTTACAACTCTGAATTTATATGTAGCTGTGTTATTTGCAATCAATCTTAGCATCGGTTCAAACTATATGTTCTTAATGAATAAGCCGCATAGTCATACCATTTTGGACTACTTAGGACCATGGCCATTCTACTTACTTTCACTCGAAGGCATTACCATTATCGCCTTCCATCTTCTTTATCTTCCATTCTATATACTGAAGAGCAACTCGTTTAATAGAACAACAAATAGGAAAAGTACTATATAG
- a CDS encoding fructosamine kinase family protein — protein MKLDIEKAIVETGDRTSIVDMQPVLGGSINQAFYVRTKEREYFAKINKTASEQFFLAEKKGLERLRNNGLMVPNPLLLKARDESEMVFLMEWIRSIPSDETGDRRLGSLVAKMHQQHSNQVGLNEPNFIGELTQLNSPSSNWVTFYRDLRLGAMQELAIAKGRISRERDRRLTQLRQRLDSIIGHKPSFSLLHGDLWGGNWLYGENGQPYLIDPAVYFGDREVDIAFTYLFGGYSKTFYEQYGADYPLEKEFEDRIPIYQLYYLLVHLILFGESYGSAVDRILQKYTL, from the coding sequence ATGAAGCTTGATATTGAAAAAGCGATTGTAGAAACAGGTGATCGAACTTCAATTGTCGATATGCAGCCTGTTTTAGGAGGCTCGATAAATCAGGCATTTTACGTTCGAACGAAAGAGCGGGAATACTTTGCGAAAATAAATAAAACAGCTTCTGAACAATTTTTTCTAGCTGAGAAAAAAGGCCTTGAACGATTACGGAATAATGGATTGATGGTACCAAATCCCCTTCTACTTAAGGCGCGTGATGAATCAGAAATGGTTTTTCTGATGGAATGGATTCGTTCCATACCTTCTGATGAAACAGGCGATCGGAGACTAGGTAGTCTTGTTGCAAAAATGCATCAACAGCATTCCAATCAGGTTGGTCTGAATGAGCCCAATTTTATAGGAGAGCTAACTCAATTAAACAGCCCTTCTTCCAATTGGGTTACGTTCTACAGAGATTTGCGTCTTGGGGCCATGCAGGAGCTAGCAATTGCAAAGGGGAGGATCTCAAGGGAGCGTGACCGCCGCTTAACCCAACTCCGCCAGAGGCTTGATTCAATCATAGGGCATAAACCATCTTTTTCACTTTTACATGGTGATCTTTGGGGTGGTAATTGGTTGTATGGTGAGAATGGGCAACCTTATTTAATTGATCCTGCTGTTTACTTTGGTGACCGAGAAGTAGATATCGCATTTACATATTTATTTGGTGGTTATTCAAAAACGTTCTACGAGCAATATGGAGCTGATTATCCGTTAGAGAAAGAATTTGAGGATCGAATTCCGATCTATCAGTTATATTATCTTCTTGTTCATTTGATCTTATTTGGGGAAAGCTATGGAAGTGCGGTAGATCGAATACTGCAAAAGTACACACTCTGA
- a CDS encoding VanZ family protein — MQTQNEGVSTQKWVKRGGSFALGIYLLALFYATLFIYNYYPYGKSVNLVLFDSIKLMWESGSYWLILKNIIGNIMLFMPLGFLTPLVYKKGKSVLIIGLIGFSTSTVIELLQYFVAHRIFDIDDILLNALGAIVGYGAYRIVLSLYRKMKKTK, encoded by the coding sequence ATGCAGACTCAGAACGAAGGTGTGTCAACGCAGAAATGGGTGAAGAGGGGTGGGTCCTTCGCTTTAGGTATCTACTTACTTGCGCTTTTCTATGCGACGTTGTTTATTTATAATTATTATCCATATGGTAAATCAGTTAACCTTGTTTTGTTCGATAGTATAAAGTTAATGTGGGAAAGCGGAAGCTACTGGCTCATCTTAAAAAATATTATTGGAAATATTATGTTGTTTATGCCGTTAGGATTTTTAACACCGCTAGTTTATAAAAAAGGAAAGTCTGTGCTTATTATTGGCCTGATCGGTTTTTCAACGAGTACTGTTATTGAATTATTGCAGTACTTTGTCGCTCACCGTATATTTGATATTGATGATATTCTCTTAAATGCTCTTGGAGCTATCGTAGGCTACGGTGCCTATCGCATAGTGCTTTCATTATATAGGAAAATGAAAAAGACAAAATAA
- a CDS encoding acylphosphatase: MKRYQYIVKGRVQGVGFRAYTQQKAAQYGLTGYVMNRMDSSVEVEAQGEEAMMTQFHSALESGSPYSVVDNVIMEEKDVNEIERSFTIRY, encoded by the coding sequence ATGAAACGGTATCAGTATATTGTTAAAGGAAGAGTTCAAGGTGTAGGATTCCGAGCATATACACAGCAAAAAGCAGCCCAATATGGCCTTACTGGCTATGTCATGAATCGAATGGATAGCTCGGTTGAAGTGGAAGCACAGGGAGAAGAAGCCATGATGACCCAATTTCACTCTGCACTAGAATCAGGTAGCCCCTATTCCGTAGTTGATAACGTGATTATGGAAGAAAAAGATGTCAATGAGATTGAACGGTCTTTTACTATTCGTTATTAA
- a CDS encoding heavy metal translocating P-type ATPase translates to MIMEQANIQSSTYTSHTSFWWNTLKRHGELTAALISGLIIAFAWIMEGAFSPSVEASLYITAFVIGGFAKAKEGIEDSFAEKDVNVELLMIIAAIGAGSIGYWTEGAILIFIFALSGALETYTLNKSERELQSLMEIQPETATVISNGSEMVVPASSLSVDDVILIKPGERVPADGLIMKGQTSLDQSAITGESIPVIKRIDEEVFAGTLNISGHLTVKMTKSSKDTVFQKIIALVQEAQDQKAPSQLFIEKLEGWYVKIVLLMGSLLMILPHFLFGWTWDETIYRAMVFLVVASPCALVASIMPATLSAISAGARNGILFKGGVHLEQLGSMKAVALDKTGTLTEGSPVVTDVFTRSDIDETTFMNTVASIERQSTHPLAKAIVNHSRSHNWLEPEEMKDHSGWGVEAKINGISWKVGKLDFFTDKDGFDSFQEKYAQLQSSGNTIVLAADQHGIAGMIALKDKVRSESATMVKALKKRGIEPIMLTGDSEQTAKAIAEEVGIETYFANCLPEDKVTHMKELKKKYATVGMIGDGINDAPALAVSDVGIAMGQGTDVALETADVVLMKNDLGKLTRAVNLSNRLNQIVKQNVIFSIAVILILIASNFFQFLTLPLGVLGHEGSTILVILNGLRLLK, encoded by the coding sequence ATGATAATGGAACAGGCAAATATTCAATCAAGTACTTACACTTCACATACTTCTTTCTGGTGGAATACTTTGAAACGTCATGGGGAGCTAACTGCTGCCCTAATAAGCGGATTAATCATCGCCTTTGCTTGGATCATGGAGGGCGCATTTTCACCTTCCGTTGAAGCTAGTCTCTATATCACGGCATTTGTTATTGGCGGTTTCGCTAAAGCAAAAGAAGGAATAGAAGACTCGTTTGCTGAGAAGGACGTGAATGTTGAGCTTCTTATGATCATCGCAGCGATCGGTGCTGGTAGTATTGGGTACTGGACTGAGGGAGCCATACTTATATTTATTTTTGCATTAAGTGGTGCCCTTGAAACCTATACATTGAACAAGAGTGAACGAGAGCTTCAATCTCTGATGGAAATTCAACCAGAAACCGCAACCGTTATTTCAAACGGTTCTGAAATGGTTGTACCTGCTAGTTCGCTGTCTGTAGATGACGTTATTCTTATTAAACCAGGAGAAAGAGTCCCTGCAGACGGATTAATTATGAAAGGGCAAACTTCTCTGGATCAATCTGCAATTACCGGCGAGTCTATTCCAGTCATTAAACGAATCGATGAGGAAGTATTTGCTGGAACGTTAAATATATCAGGACATTTAACCGTTAAAATGACAAAGAGTAGTAAGGACACCGTCTTCCAAAAAATCATTGCTCTTGTTCAAGAAGCCCAAGATCAAAAAGCACCATCACAGCTGTTTATCGAAAAACTTGAAGGCTGGTATGTCAAAATCGTATTACTAATGGGCTCTTTACTTATGATCCTTCCTCACTTTCTTTTTGGATGGACGTGGGATGAAACGATCTATCGTGCTATGGTTTTTCTTGTTGTTGCTTCTCCATGCGCCCTAGTTGCTTCCATTATGCCAGCTACACTATCGGCTATATCAGCAGGTGCACGAAATGGCATTCTATTTAAAGGAGGGGTTCATCTCGAACAACTCGGCTCCATGAAAGCTGTTGCACTTGATAAAACGGGAACATTAACGGAAGGTTCTCCAGTAGTTACAGATGTTTTCACTCGTTCAGATATTGATGAGACGACATTCATGAACACCGTAGCCTCTATCGAACGGCAGTCGACACATCCACTTGCAAAAGCCATTGTTAATCATTCAAGATCACATAACTGGCTAGAACCTGAGGAAATGAAGGATCATTCTGGATGGGGTGTTGAAGCGAAAATTAACGGAATCAGCTGGAAGGTAGGGAAGTTAGATTTCTTTACTGATAAGGATGGATTTGATTCTTTTCAAGAAAAGTACGCCCAGTTGCAATCAAGTGGGAACACCATTGTACTTGCTGCGGATCAACATGGTATTGCTGGTATGATAGCTTTAAAAGATAAAGTACGAAGTGAATCCGCAACAATGGTTAAAGCGTTGAAAAAACGTGGGATTGAGCCTATTATGCTGACAGGAGACAGTGAACAAACAGCAAAAGCGATAGCAGAAGAAGTTGGCATAGAAACCTATTTCGCCAATTGTCTTCCAGAAGATAAAGTAACCCACATGAAAGAATTAAAGAAAAAATATGCAACGGTTGGCATGATTGGAGACGGCATTAATGATGCACCGGCTCTAGCGGTTTCTGATGTTGGAATTGCTATGGGTCAGGGAACAGATGTAGCGCTCGAAACCGCAGACGTTGTTCTAATGAAAAATGATCTTGGAAAACTTACTCGAGCCGTAAATCTTTCTAACCGATTAAATCAAATTGTAAAACAAAACGTGATCTTTTCCATTGCTGTCATCCTCATCCTTATTGCATCTAATTTCTTTCAATTCCTCACCCTTCCATTGGGAGTTCTCGGTCATGAAGGCAGTACCATTCTTGTTATATTAAACGGATTACGCCTATTAAAATAA
- a CDS encoding STAS domain-containing protein: protein MKVNKEQLKRMKRNEFVRTAIEYVDTGVVITDPELPDNPIVYTNEGFEKLSGYSTDEIIGNNCRFLQGADSDKETLAQLRSAIQNEEKIKVEIKNYKKNGEFFWNELQIYPVYFESEHQTFFVGVQQDVTKRKMAEERSEHYFEQVKRLSTPIVPIDRKVSIVPIVGHIDDERIDLILKNVSAHIQKSGDEYLIIDLSGVSHFTSELHKGVYQLHQLIKLMGAELMLTGARPDFVLEGVQADFSLSSVKSFPSVQHALITIN from the coding sequence ATGAAAGTAAACAAAGAACAGCTTAAGCGTATGAAAAGAAATGAATTCGTTAGAACAGCAATAGAATATGTAGATACAGGAGTCGTCATTACAGATCCTGAGCTTCCAGATAATCCAATTGTTTATACAAATGAAGGTTTCGAGAAATTAAGCGGATATTCAACCGATGAAATTATCGGGAATAATTGTCGTTTTTTACAAGGAGCGGATAGCGATAAAGAAACGCTTGCTCAATTACGTTCCGCTATTCAAAATGAAGAGAAAATCAAAGTTGAAATCAAAAATTATAAAAAAAATGGAGAATTCTTTTGGAATGAACTCCAAATTTACCCAGTCTACTTCGAAAGTGAACATCAAACATTTTTTGTAGGGGTACAGCAGGATGTTACTAAACGCAAAATGGCCGAAGAACGATCTGAACATTATTTCGAACAGGTGAAACGTTTATCCACTCCTATCGTTCCAATTGACCGTAAAGTCTCGATCGTTCCAATAGTTGGGCACATTGATGACGAACGAATCGATCTCATTCTAAAGAACGTAAGTGCCCATATTCAAAAGAGCGGAGATGAATACTTAATTATCGACCTTTCTGGCGTCAGCCATTTCACTTCCGAACTTCATAAAGGAGTCTATCAACTCCATCAGCTCATTAAGCTAATGGGAGCTGAACTAATGCTAACCGGAGCTAGACCTGACTTTGTCTTAGAAGGTGTACAAGCTGACTTCTCTCTGTCTTCCGTCAAAAGCTTTCCATCTGTTCAGCACGCTCTCATTACGATCAATTAA
- a CDS encoding EAL domain-containing protein: MDALDVMGKKEEIFPYFQPIVSADKQQIIGYEVLGRIRTEEGIDSLGFFFQDQSIPEEYILEIDSHIRSQAIDILLERGNGQSLFFNSSARHLLYDHGETFTNDLEEYANKGIAYEQIVIEVSDYDIEDEALQTLQHILTYYKSLGVQVAVSHAGNTMSNIEKIAILNPNIIKVGLLNLKDKGMPPEYREVLYALSMLGRKIGSTLLFEGIEGVGQLKYAWENGGRYYQGYYLGKPGADYLDVNQYKSLLTNEFQHFITHERKRLLSLYELSQDFNRHLQQHIKRSRQNDWNTMVAEAAHSLGEACFRGYICDEDGHQVSSNYYRNGEGGWEFQPEYEGDNWSWRPYFLENIVRMKHEKVGILSDLYSDIETNELIRTYSYPINESYYLFLDIPYLYLYERDDY; encoded by the coding sequence ATGGATGCACTTGATGTTATGGGAAAAAAAGAAGAGATCTTCCCATACTTCCAGCCTATTGTTAGTGCTGATAAGCAGCAAATTATCGGTTATGAAGTTCTCGGAAGAATTCGAACAGAAGAAGGAATAGATAGTCTCGGATTCTTTTTTCAAGATCAGTCTATACCTGAAGAGTACATATTAGAAATTGATTCACATATTCGAAGTCAAGCGATTGATATTCTTTTAGAGCGCGGAAACGGTCAGAGCCTATTTTTTAATTCGAGTGCCAGGCACCTTCTTTATGACCATGGTGAAACATTCACAAACGATCTTGAAGAGTATGCGAATAAGGGGATCGCTTATGAACAAATTGTTATAGAGGTTTCTGATTATGATATTGAAGATGAAGCGTTACAGACTCTTCAGCATATCCTTACGTATTATAAGAGTCTTGGTGTACAAGTAGCTGTTAGCCATGCAGGTAATACGATGAGTAATATTGAAAAAATTGCTATTCTTAATCCCAATATTATTAAGGTTGGTTTATTGAATTTGAAAGATAAAGGTATGCCTCCAGAATATCGAGAAGTTTTGTATGCCTTATCTATGTTAGGAAGAAAAATTGGTTCAACTCTACTGTTTGAAGGAATTGAAGGAGTAGGTCAGCTAAAATATGCATGGGAGAACGGCGGGCGTTATTATCAGGGATACTATCTTGGTAAGCCGGGAGCAGATTATCTTGATGTTAACCAATATAAATCTTTGTTAACAAATGAATTTCAACATTTTATCACGCATGAGAGAAAGCGTCTTCTCTCGCTTTATGAGCTGTCTCAGGACTTTAATCGTCATTTGCAGCAGCACATAAAAAGGAGCAGGCAAAATGATTGGAATACGATGGTAGCTGAAGCTGCCCATTCTCTTGGTGAAGCTTGTTTTAGAGGCTACATTTGTGATGAAGACGGTCATCAAGTTTCGTCTAACTATTATAGAAATGGAGAAGGAGGGTGGGAGTTTCAGCCTGAATATGAAGGCGATAATTGGAGCTGGCGTCCATATTTTCTCGAAAATATCGTGAGGATGAAGCATGAAAAGGTTGGGATATTGTCTGACCTATATAGTGATATTGAAACAAATGAGCTCATCCGGACTTACTCTTATCCTATAAATGAATCTTATTACTTGTTTCTAGATATACCATACCTCTATCTTTATGAACGAGATGACTACTAG
- a CDS encoding VLRF1 family aeRF1-type release factor, which produces MLLKEKLEQLKHARVQKPDKVFTLYLNTDRRDADRQNGEWKIQLKNGFRNFEEYLKQSDNKEDLEKYEKVKEKIQDELNRIENDLKRGLIIIASSDDQIWFVERTQVPVETNLYWEEEPQLEVVEELENNYPNTGIVLVHHDYVRIIETELGFLTKSEEYAWDPDEDNWRIYEGTTGNENISGNGSTAQRELYEDRVKANRERWYKSMAAKLDKKAKTQQWEKIYVAGEKEEASELNELMNKEATVVGKNYSDKRDDEVIESLVS; this is translated from the coding sequence ATGCTATTAAAAGAAAAGCTAGAACAACTGAAACATGCTCGTGTCCAAAAGCCTGATAAAGTGTTTACTTTGTATTTAAATACGGATCGTCGTGATGCGGACCGACAAAATGGTGAATGGAAAATTCAATTGAAAAACGGATTTCGAAATTTCGAGGAATACTTAAAGCAAAGTGATAATAAAGAAGATCTTGAAAAATATGAAAAAGTAAAAGAGAAAATTCAAGATGAGCTTAATCGTATAGAAAATGATTTAAAACGCGGACTTATTATTATTGCTTCTTCAGATGATCAGATTTGGTTCGTAGAGCGTACGCAAGTTCCAGTCGAAACGAACCTTTATTGGGAAGAAGAACCTCAACTAGAAGTAGTAGAAGAACTTGAAAACAACTATCCAAATACTGGTATTGTGCTTGTCCATCATGATTATGTTCGGATTATTGAAACTGAACTTGGTTTTCTAACCAAAAGTGAAGAATATGCCTGGGATCCGGACGAGGATAACTGGAGAATTTACGAGGGAACAACGGGAAATGAGAATATCTCTGGAAATGGAAGTACAGCACAGCGAGAGCTATATGAAGATCGAGTAAAAGCCAATCGTGAAAGATGGTACAAATCGATGGCTGCAAAGCTTGATAAAAAAGCAAAAACTCAGCAGTGGGAAAAAATCTACGTGGCTGGTGAAAAAGAAGAAGCAAGCGAATTAAATGAGTTAATGAATAAGGAAGCGACAGTAGTTGGTAAGAATTATTCTGATAAGCGAGATGATGAAGTAATTGAATCGCTAGTCTCATAA
- a CDS encoding YtxH domain-containing protein, protein MSQTYSGGSQNKLFKAVLIGGIAGALISLFDRGTRESIQNGSKKAGSILRDVKNNPSYYTDKWKQTVDDASGLMKEVQDDISTLSQKFNGLKESSVEAFNLVKETQDDLKEIGSRVVEAGEELTGNTNDKLTH, encoded by the coding sequence ATGAGTCAGACATATTCAGGCGGTAGTCAAAATAAACTGTTTAAGGCAGTCCTTATTGGTGGAATAGCAGGCGCACTTATTTCACTGTTCGATCGAGGAACGAGAGAATCCATTCAAAACGGATCAAAAAAAGCAGGCTCTATTTTGCGTGATGTTAAGAATAATCCATCATACTATACGGATAAATGGAAGCAAACCGTAGATGATGCAAGCGGGCTAATGAAGGAAGTACAAGATGACATTTCAACCTTGTCTCAGAAATTCAATGGATTGAAAGAAAGTTCGGTTGAAGCGTTTAATCTTGTCAAAGAAACACAGGACGATCTTAAAGAAATAGGCTCGAGAGTTGTGGAAGCCGGTGAAGAATTAACTGGCAACACTAACGATAAATTGACACATTAA
- a CDS encoding low molecular weight protein-tyrosine-phosphatase — protein MIRVLFVCLGNICRSPMAEAVLRSKVAQAGLSDQIEVDSAGIGDWHVGEPPHEGTREILLKQQISVDGMKARQVKEADLSQFHYVIAMDASNLGELHEMAGMNPSSSISRLMDYVSESEIEDVPDPYFEGNFEEVYQMVEEGCSKLLEHIRDEEGI, from the coding sequence ATGATCCGAGTCTTATTCGTTTGTCTAGGAAACATCTGTCGTTCACCAATGGCGGAAGCAGTCCTAAGGTCGAAAGTAGCTCAAGCTGGATTATCGGATCAGATTGAGGTTGATTCAGCTGGTATAGGTGATTGGCATGTAGGAGAACCTCCTCATGAGGGAACTCGGGAAATTCTTTTAAAGCAACAAATTTCAGTGGATGGAATGAAAGCAAGACAAGTGAAGGAAGCCGATCTTTCTCAATTTCACTATGTGATTGCAATGGACGCAAGTAATCTTGGAGAACTTCATGAAATGGCGGGAATGAACCCATCGAGCTCAATTTCACGATTGATGGACTACGTAAGCGAAAGTGAGATTGAAGATGTGCCTGATCCTTATTTTGAAGGGAATTTTGAAGAAGTTTACCAAATGGTTGAAGAGGGCTGTTCTAAATTACTTGAACATATTAGAGATGAAGAGGGCATATGA
- a CDS encoding class I SAM-dependent methyltransferase codes for MPELQENVLKNLSSNLNNYNIPFFFINETALWLQGAVDAPHSIAVSIQWDAFESVVDDFNLKYGVAKPDYTSETAYALYVIDECPVRIECTYNTVIRTNPYLIEVSLGEQSVQCLSLYYYQKLPEWRNIIDAHLKEIQENVTAQNAKSWNQQTYEALLNRFGKPEEAATKLKENPKSRLKSLLPYLPSLQGKKVANLMGSHGMKATAMSLLGANATVIDFSYENERFAKEIAEECNVDLSYYVTDILKMNHDLDRSFDIIVMELGILHYFLDLHPLFKVVSRLLKPEGTFVIQDFHPISTKLISSKGKKHKVDGNYFDPTIHKTKVAFEKHLTNETAESLVLQRKWTLGEILTSIADENLIIKQVTEEPNIKLHDRGIPKIFTVKAIK; via the coding sequence ATGCCAGAACTCCAAGAAAATGTCTTAAAGAACCTTTCTTCAAACCTAAACAATTATAACATTCCTTTTTTCTTTATAAATGAAACAGCTCTTTGGCTTCAAGGAGCAGTCGATGCCCCTCATTCTATAGCCGTTTCGATTCAATGGGATGCTTTTGAGTCCGTCGTAGATGATTTCAATCTTAAATACGGAGTAGCAAAACCCGATTACACTTCCGAAACTGCTTACGCTCTTTATGTGATCGATGAGTGTCCGGTACGAATTGAGTGCACATACAACACCGTTATCCGCACGAACCCTTATCTCATTGAAGTCTCACTAGGAGAACAATCGGTTCAATGCCTTTCACTCTATTACTATCAGAAGCTTCCAGAATGGCGGAATATAATTGATGCTCACCTAAAAGAAATACAAGAGAATGTGACAGCCCAGAATGCAAAATCTTGGAATCAACAAACTTACGAAGCATTGCTTAATCGATTTGGAAAACCTGAAGAAGCCGCAACAAAATTAAAAGAAAATCCAAAATCACGTCTTAAATCACTTCTACCGTATCTTCCTTCACTACAAGGAAAGAAAGTAGCCAACTTAATGGGATCACATGGTATGAAAGCGACAGCAATGAGTTTACTTGGTGCAAATGCAACAGTCATCGATTTTTCCTATGAAAATGAGCGATTCGCCAAAGAAATTGCAGAAGAGTGTAACGTGGACCTCTCCTATTATGTCACTGACATTTTAAAAATGAACCATGATCTCGATAGAAGTTTTGATATTATTGTTATGGAACTGGGGATTTTACATTACTTCCTTGATCTTCACCCTCTCTTCAAGGTTGTTTCACGTCTCTTGAAGCCAGAAGGCACCTTTGTAATCCAAGATTTCCATCCTATATCAACAAAGCTTATTTCGTCTAAAGGAAAGAAGCATAAAGTTGATGGTAACTATTTCGATCCGACAATCCACAAAACTAAAGTTGCTTTTGAGAAGCATTTAACGAACGAAACAGCAGAAAGCCTGGTGCTTCAGCGTAAATGGACACTTGGTGAAATTCTTACAAGCATTGCTGATGAGAACCTTATTATTAAACAGGTAACAGAGGAACCGAATATTAAGCTCCACGACAGAGGCATTCCGAAAATTTTCACTGTTAAAGCTATCAAATAG
- a CDS encoding secondary thiamine-phosphate synthase enzyme YjbQ yields the protein MLKKISVKTNRRDEMIDITSEVKKVIRDENLKQGTVLVYSAHTTAGITINENADPDVKHDMLMRLDEVYPWEHEKYQHAEGNSASHLKTSTVGASQTIIVEEGSLILGTWQGIYFCEFDGPRNRTVYIKTMEG from the coding sequence ATGCTTAAAAAAATATCTGTTAAAACAAATCGTCGAGATGAAATGATTGATATTACCTCAGAGGTTAAAAAGGTAATCCGTGATGAGAATCTTAAACAGGGGACTGTTCTCGTCTATTCCGCTCATACAACGGCTGGTATTACGATTAATGAGAATGCTGATCCAGATGTAAAGCACGATATGCTTATGCGATTAGATGAAGTGTATCCATGGGAGCACGAAAAATACCAACATGCTGAGGGAAACTCTGCTTCTCATCTTAAAACAAGTACAGTAGGTGCATCGCAAACGATCATTGTAGAAGAGGGTAGTCTTATTCTTGGCACGTGGCAAGGCATTTATTTCTGTGAGTTCGATGGCCCACGTAACCGTACCGTTTATATCAAAACAATGGAGGGATAA